In the genome of Aureimonas sp. OT7, one region contains:
- a CDS encoding iron-sulfur cluster assembly scaffold protein, translating into MIDDVYNTRILELAGNIGRIGRLPAPDASATVHSRLCGSTVTVDVCLEGGVVSDFAHEVRACALGQASSAIMAKVIVGATPAELRSVRQAMRAMLSEGAPPPEGRFAELRFLEPVKDYRARHASTMLTFDAVVTALDEIEARERAA; encoded by the coding sequence ATGATCGACGATGTCTACAATACCCGCATCCTGGAACTGGCCGGCAATATCGGACGTATCGGCCGGCTGCCGGCCCCCGACGCCAGTGCGACGGTGCATTCGCGCCTGTGCGGCTCTACGGTAACCGTGGATGTCTGTCTGGAGGGCGGCGTCGTGTCCGATTTCGCCCATGAGGTCCGTGCCTGCGCGCTCGGCCAGGCATCCTCGGCCATCATGGCTAAGGTGATCGTCGGCGCGACGCCGGCCGAGCTTCGATCCGTCAGGCAGGCCATGCGGGCGATGCTGAGCGAGGGTGCGCCGCCCCCGGAGGGTCGGTTCGCGGAACTGCGCTTTCTGGAGCCGGTCAAGGATTACAGGGCGCGCCATGCCTCGACCATGCTGACCTTCGACGCTGTCGTCACCGCCCTCGACGAGATCGAAGCGCGCGAACGGGCCGCCTGA
- the yidD gene encoding membrane protein insertion efficiency factor YidD, whose product MAAARGRNYDGPYRKTPGRLFGMGFVRLYQLTFSPLVGGHCRHIPTCSEYAYEAIARHGLWRGGWLSARRVSRCGPFGKAGHDPVPDDVATPCRHR is encoded by the coding sequence ATGGCTGCGGCCCGCGGGCGCAATTATGACGGACCGTACCGCAAGACGCCCGGCCGGCTCTTCGGCATGGGGTTTGTGCGCCTATACCAGCTGACGTTTTCGCCATTGGTGGGCGGGCACTGCCGCCACATTCCGACATGCTCCGAATATGCCTACGAGGCCATTGCGCGGCATGGCCTCTGGCGCGGCGGCTGGCTGTCGGCACGAAGGGTGTCGCGCTGCGGCCCCTTTGGCAAGGCAGGCCACGATCCCGTGCCGGACGATGTCGCCACGCCGTGCCGCCATCGCTAA